In Tenebrio molitor chromosome 8, icTenMoli1.1, whole genome shotgun sequence, a genomic segment contains:
- the LOC138136543 gene encoding juxtaposed with another zinc finger protein 1 isoform X1 has protein sequence MAVFLKNTCQFNNCRKNFYTLRDLIIHIESDHLDFDPHKIEQLEEDKPDSVPMSYVLKFSGPEDSPPQYSCKTEVSYLNEAVIEELEDVVPAEVVTAFNNNYLGCDFKEKKKTEPRLHREEVSQIFGQAFQYDQVANLVLSGCRSNKLFTLDHSQKKPFACNMKGCEKRYKNVNGIKYHYKNHHKMLIPTFKKSLLRQKPMLHSKSKMERRDVHGIPLYSFKPPIPTDIVYHNVHSLHQLEECGALPNDYFYKLNSLPTSDLHVSNQVPLPNNMSFNYYNIAELNGDIEDFSGKNSNYFITNFDKL, from the exons atggccgtatttttgaaaaacacttGTCAGTTTAACAACTGCCGTAAGAACTTCTACACCCTCAGAGACCTAATAATACACATCGAGAGCGACCACTTAG ATTTCGATCCGCACAAAATCGAGCAACTAGAAGAGGACAAGCCGGACAGCGTGCCGATGAGCTATGTACTTAAATTCAGCGGGCCTGAGGACTCTCCGCCGCAATACTCGTGCAAAACGGAAGTCTCATATTTGAACGAAGCTGTGATAGAAGAACTGGAGGACGTGGTTCCCGCCGAGGTGGTGACCGCGTTcaacaacaattatttaggtTGTGATTTCAAGGAGAAGAAGAAGACCGAACCAAGACTGCACAGGGAGGAGGTGTCACAAATATTCGGGCAAGCCTTTCAGTATGACCAAGTGGCAAATTTAGTTCTCTCCGGTTGTAGGAGTAACAAGCTGTTCACGCTCGACCACTCGCAGAAGAAGCCGTTCGCGTGCAACATGAAGGGCTGCGAGAAGCGCTACAAGAACGTGAACGGGATCAAGTACCACTACAAGAACCACCACAAAAT GTTGATTCCGACGTTCAAGAAGTCGCTGTTGCGGCAGAAGCCGATGTTGCACTCGAAGAGCAAGATGGAGAGGCGCGACGTCCACGGGATTCCCCTGTACAGTTTCAAGCCTCCGATCCCGACCGACATCGTCTATCATAACGTGCACAGTCTGCACCAGTTGGAGGAGTGTGGGGCTCTCCCCAACGACTATTTTTACAAGTTGAACTCGTTGCCTACCTCTGATTTACACGTTTCTAATCAAGTGCCATTACCCAACAACATGAGCTTTAATTATTACAATATAGCCGAACTGAATGGTGATATTGAGGATTTTTCAGGGAAAAATTCCAACTATTTCATAACCAATTTTGATAAACTGTAA
- the RpL15 gene encoding large ribosomal subunit protein eL15 has protein sequence MGAYKYIQELYRKKQSDVLRFLLRVRVWQYRQLTKLHRAPRPSRPDKARRLGYRAKQGFVIFRIRVRRGGRKRPVPKGATYGKPKSHGVNELKPVRNLQAIAEERVGRRCGGLRVLNSYWVAQDSSYKYFEVILVDPSHKAVRRDPKSNWIVNSVHKHRELRGKTSAGRSSRGIGKGHRYSQTKGGSRRAAWLRRNSLQLRRKR, from the exons ATGGGGGCCTACAAGTACATTCAAGAATTGTACCGTAAGAAACAGAGCGATGTTCTGAGATTCTTGTTGAGGGTGAGAGTGTGGCAGTACCGCCAGTTGACGAAACTGCATCGGGCACCGAGACCCTCTCGCCCCGACAAAGCTCGCAGGTTAGGATACAGGGCCAAGCAAG GTTTTGTTATATTCCGTATTCGTGTGCGTCGCGGTGGCCGCAAGCGTCCCGTTCCCAAGGGGGCCACCTACGGCAAACCTAAGAGTCATGGAGTTAACGAGCTCAAGCCCGTGCGTAACTTGCAAGCCATCGCTGAAGAGAGGGTAGGAAGACGTTGTGGAGGACTTCGCGTCCTGAACTCATACTGGGTGGCCCAGGACTCttcttataaatattttgaagttATATTAGTCGACCCGTCTCACAAG GCTGTTCGTCGCGATCCTAAATCCAACTGGATCGTAAACTCGGTTCACAAACATCGTGAATTGCGCGGAAAGACATCTGCAGGACGTTCTTCTAGAGGAATCGGTAAAGGTCACAGGTATTCCCAAACCAAGGGCGGTTCCAGGAGGGCCGCTTGGCTCAGGAGGAACTCTCTGCAGTTGCGCAGAAAGCgataa
- the LOC138136542 gene encoding uncharacterized protein produces the protein MPKQKISLREKILQWTSKKDLYEIKSTREMFCKACGKLFICEKKCHLQQHEQTAIHKENIMTPLRQTLLTQNLEESANSTFNMELCNVFLAANIPWHKLQNPAFQNFLTKYCGRKIPDESTLRKNYLPKCYKDTIDRIRNELDPFNIWVSVDETTDALGRYVANCLVGKLSEDEPGKSYLLASKQLERTNHETIARFVNQSLEILWSTRVVAEKFLLFVTDGAPYMIKSGRHLKVFYPKIVHVTCLAHALNLVAEKIRYQYEDVDNLISNVKKIFVKAPLRVEMYKEKLKEMPLPPQPILTRWGTWLQAAMFYREHFDSIKEVVMSFDGSSAVAIQKAQSIMKKPGIKNQLIYVRSNFKIICESITQLEKNGLPLTDSIKIVENVFTSLKKSPGPVAAVALKKLEDVTEKNPGYKFLLELARIFRGEDVPEHDTKMEEIYYKFAPITSCEVERSFSKYKSILVDNRQCFKVENLEQYLVCNVNT, from the exons atgccgaaacaaaaaattagtttacgcgaaaaaatattacagtggacaagcaagaaagatttatatgaaataaaatcaacccgagaaatgttttgtaaagcttgtggtaaactg tttatatgcgaaaaaaaatgtcacttgcaacagcatgagcaaacggccatccataaagagaacattatgacaccgcttcggcaaacgttgctgacacagaacttggaggaatcggcaaatagtacattcaatatggaactttgtaacgtctttttagctgccaatataccatggcacaaactacaaaatcctgcgtttcagaattttctgacaaaatattgtggtagaaaaattccggatgagtctactttacggaaaaattatttaccaaaatgctacaaagat actattgaccgcattcggaatgagctggatccttttaacatatgggtttcagttgacgaaacaacagatgcacttgggcgatatgtggcgaattgtctggttgggaaactttcagaagatgaacctggaaaatcttatcttttggcgtctaaacaattagaaagaacaaatcatgagacaatagctagattcgtaaatcaatctttag aaatcttgtggagtaccagagttgttgctgaaaagtttcttttgtttgtaacggatggagcaccatatatgataaaatctggtagacaccttaaggtgttttatccaaaaattgtgcatgtcacatgcttagcgcatgctttaaatctagtggctgaaaaaattcgctatcaatatgaagatgtggataatttaatttcgaacgtgaaaaaaattttcgttaaggcacctttgagagttgaaatgtacaaagaaaaactaaaagaaatgccactgcctccacagccaattttaacacgatggggaacatggcttcaggctgctatgttttacagagaacactttgattccattaaagaa gttgtcatgtcctttgatggaagttctgctgttgctattcaaaaagcacagtctataatgaagaaacccggaataaaaaaccaattaatttatgttcgcagtaattttaaaataatctgcgaaagtattactcaattggaaaaaaatgggttacctttaaccgattcaatcaaaattgttgaaaacgtatttacctccctaaaaaaatctccaggccctgtagcagcagtagcattaaaaaaacttgaagatgttactgaaaaaaatcctggatacaaatttcttctagaattggcaagaatttttagaggtgaagatgtgccggaacatgacaccaaaatggaagaaatttattacaaatttgcgcccattacctcttgcgaggtagaaagaagtttttcaaaatataagtccattttggtggataaccgacaatgttttaaagtagaaaatttagagcaatatcttgtatgcaatgtaaatacgtaa
- the LOC138136543 gene encoding juxtaposed with another zinc finger protein 1 isoform X2, with amino-acid sequence MAVFLKNTCQFNNCRKNFYTLRDLIIHIESDHLDFDPHKIEQLEEDKPDSVPMSYVLKFSGPEDSPPQYSCKTEVSYLNEAVIEELEDVVPAEVVTAFNNNYLGCDFKEKKKTEPRLHREEVSQIFGSNKLFTLDHSQKKPFACNMKGCEKRYKNVNGIKYHYKNHHKMLIPTFKKSLLRQKPMLHSKSKMERRDVHGIPLYSFKPPIPTDIVYHNVHSLHQLEECGALPNDYFYKLNSLPTSDLHVSNQVPLPNNMSFNYYNIAELNGDIEDFSGKNSNYFITNFDKL; translated from the exons atggccgtatttttgaaaaacacttGTCAGTTTAACAACTGCCGTAAGAACTTCTACACCCTCAGAGACCTAATAATACACATCGAGAGCGACCACTTAG ATTTCGATCCGCACAAAATCGAGCAACTAGAAGAGGACAAGCCGGACAGCGTGCCGATGAGCTATGTACTTAAATTCAGCGGGCCTGAGGACTCTCCGCCGCAATACTCGTGCAAAACGGAAGTCTCATATTTGAACGAAGCTGTGATAGAAGAACTGGAGGACGTGGTTCCCGCCGAGGTGGTGACCGCGTTcaacaacaattatttaggtTGTGATTTCAAGGAGAAGAAGAAGACCGAACCAAGACTGCACAGGGAGGAGGTGTCACAAATATTCGG GAGTAACAAGCTGTTCACGCTCGACCACTCGCAGAAGAAGCCGTTCGCGTGCAACATGAAGGGCTGCGAGAAGCGCTACAAGAACGTGAACGGGATCAAGTACCACTACAAGAACCACCACAAAAT GTTGATTCCGACGTTCAAGAAGTCGCTGTTGCGGCAGAAGCCGATGTTGCACTCGAAGAGCAAGATGGAGAGGCGCGACGTCCACGGGATTCCCCTGTACAGTTTCAAGCCTCCGATCCCGACCGACATCGTCTATCATAACGTGCACAGTCTGCACCAGTTGGAGGAGTGTGGGGCTCTCCCCAACGACTATTTTTACAAGTTGAACTCGTTGCCTACCTCTGATTTACACGTTTCTAATCAAGTGCCATTACCCAACAACATGAGCTTTAATTATTACAATATAGCCGAACTGAATGGTGATATTGAGGATTTTTCAGGGAAAAATTCCAACTATTTCATAACCAATTTTGATAAACTGTAA
- the LOC138136264 gene encoding uncharacterized protein — translation MGQAPPQRIPRQDVVVPDTLPQKLVFAASRGRMSILQDPQHSSDLYTARDSAGNNLLQVTIKYRKKQAFDYILSLADFPLEALNDRRETALVMALATSAEERGFIHRVKRYFAWELIKRGANVHALNSVGHSLLHKSIVYRAHKSALILMRRGVDVNARNSAGDTPLHLLVKSRYSGRSHEQATGLLYHGANPKTPDSQGREVFECALSSEPVVRRLVELVYDYTFDELEQYDLRLEGLLQLALIDSPVFERILQLDVEVVVDEDLFEDYFRDLFRIKEKYLRILIERFEDLVVEIIEEGSNEFIFAKAFPVRNSRLVANIDLLLDSTVGHFLVDFFNSLRCCTYYVTWSREVNESRAVEMLLNMLSYGVKVRPSDFLLAYNKFGYGELFKHLLMMDVNFNLSYDSFIVSILPVVISNVTLDIHEIMAKNAASTRVKIDDLFYYFAHPKVRAFMREKATKEPLLAKIDKLPRVPLLKEYARDAFRKFFVQRFGIKGPRQFYTLLKVLPIGRPIEEIITFDRMLYHV, via the exons ATGGGACAAGCGCCCCCACAGCGCATACCTCGACAGGACGTCGTCGTTCCCGACACG CTCCCCCAAAAGCTAGTTTTCGCAGCGTCCCGTGGCAGAATGTCCATCCTCCAGGACCCGCAGCACTCGTCCGACTTATACACCGCTCGAGACAGCGCCGGTAACAACCTCCTGCAAGTAACAATCAAATACCGAAA AAAGCAAGCGTTCGATTACATCCTGTCGCTGGCGGACTTTCCCCTTGAGGCGCTCAACGACAGGCGCGAGACCGCGCTGGTCATGGCCCTGGCCACGTCAGCCGAAGAGCGCGGCTTTATCCACCGCGTGAAAAGGTACTTCGCTTGGGAGCTGATCAAGCGCGGCGCCAACGTGCACGCGCTGAACTCCGTCGGACACAGCCTCCTGCACAAGTCGATCGTGTACCGCGCGCACAAATCCGCACTCATCCTCATGCGGAGAGGCGTGGACGTGAACGCGAGAAACAGCGCCGGGGACACCCCGCTGCACCTGCTGGTCAAGTCGAGGTACAGCGGGCGGTCGCACGAGCAAGCCACCGGTCTGCTGTACCACGGCGCCAACCCCAAAACCCCGGACTCGCAGGGGCGCGAGGTCTTCGAGTGCGCCCTCTCAAGCGAGCCCGTGGTGCGCCGACTGGTGGAGCTGGTGTACGACTACACCTTCGACGAGCTCGAACAGTACGACCTTCGACTGGAGGGTCTCCTCCAGCTGGCGCTGATCGACTCGCCAGTCTTCGAACGGATCTTGCAGCTCGACGTGGAGGTCGTCGTCGACGAGGACCTCTTCGAGGATTACTTCAGGGACCTGTTCAGGATCAAGGAGAAGTATCTGCGCATTCTGATCGAACGGTTCGAGGATCTGGTCGTCGAGATTATAGAGGAGGGCAGCAACGAGTTTATTTTCGCGAAGGCCTTCCCCGTGAGGAACTCGCGATTGGTCGCGAACATCGACCTGCTGCTCGACAGCACCGTGGGGCACTTCCTCGTCGACTTCTTCAACAGCTTGAGATGCTGCACGTATTACGTCACCTGGTCTAGAGAGGTGAACGAGTCGCGAGCGGTGGAGATGCTTCTGAACATGCTGTCGTACGGGGTGAAAGTCCGTCCGAGCGATTTCCTCCTAGCCTACAACAAATTCGGCTACGGCGAGCTCTTCAAGCACTTGCTCATGATGGACGTGAACTTCAACCTGAGCTACGACAGTTTCATCGTCTCCATTTTGCCTGTCGTGATAAGCAACGTGACGTTGGACATCCACGAGATCATGGCGAAGAACGCTGCCAGCACCCGCGTCAAAATCGACGACTTATTCTACTACTTCGCCCACCCAAAAGTGAGAGCTTTCATGAGAGAGaaggcgacgaaggagcccCTTCTCGCGAAGATCGACAAGCTCCCGCGAGTGCCCCTCCTGAAGGAGTACGCCAGAGACGCCTTCCGCAAATTTTTCGTACAAAGGTTCGGAATAAAGGGGCCGAGACAGTTCTACACGCTTCTGAAGGTGCTGCCGATCGGTCGGCCCATCGAAGAGATTATTACTTTTGACAGGATGCTGTACCACGTGTAG